A stretch of Tripterygium wilfordii isolate XIE 37 chromosome 11, ASM1340144v1, whole genome shotgun sequence DNA encodes these proteins:
- the LOC120008555 gene encoding lon protease homolog 1, mitochondrial-like, translated as MQGFNSAPPSQILNFNAVLLKHPKLALKQPFQSQFCPSKSANSPSMLKLLSSSSALQSRAQCLAQPATALRVVSDSAAGASPFFKVLNSITGFSRRSSKLDRRAFFCSDSSDGGSGEPVVEVEVKAPETEGEGADGRSSSAIVPTNPRPEDYLTVLALPLPHRPLFPGFYMPIYVKDPKLLAALQESRKRQAPYAGAFLLKDEPGTDPSVVSGSETDKNIYDLKGKELFDRLHEVGTLAQITSIQGDQVILIGHRRLRITEMASEDPLTVKVDHLKDKPYNKDDDVIKATSFEVISTLRDVLKTSSLWRDHVQTYTQHIGDFNFPRLADFGAAISGANKLQCQQALEELDVYKRLKLTLELVKKEMEISKIQESIAKAIEEKISGEQRRYLLNEQLKAIKKELGLETDDKTALSAKFRERLEPNREKCPPHVLQVIEEELTKLQLLEASSSEFNVTRNYLDWLTALPWGTYSDENFDVFRAQKILDEDHYGLSDVKERILEFIAVGKLRGTSQGKIICLSGPPGVGKTSIGRSIARALNRKFYRFSVGGLADVAEIKGHRRTYIGAMPGKMVQCLKSVGTANPLVLIDEIDKLGRGHAGDPASALLELLDPEQNANFLDHYLDVPIDLSKVLFVCTANVIDMIPNPLLDRMEVIAIAGYITDEKMHIARDYLEKTTREACGIKPEQVEVTDSALLGLIENYCREAGVRNLQKHIEKVYRKIALRLVRQGELNESATAVQDTKSVEEKAETIHEPSRETVGSETNVGSKPGEGSSDKLASEISAEAETVQTTLQPDQPTDSKDTTEAEKIQETEATKAVDKVLVDPSNLSDFVGKPVFHAERIYDQTPAGVVMGLAWTAMGGSTLYIETTLIEQGEGKGALHLTGQLGDVMKESAQIAHTVSRAILLEKEPDNPFFANSKVHLHVPAGATPKDGPSAGCTMITSLLSLATKKPVRKDLAMTGEATLTGKILPIGGVKEKTIAARRSDVKTIIFPSANRRDFDELSPNVKEGLDVHFVDDYSQIFDLAFNSEEKTET; from the exons ATGCAGGGCTTTAATTCTGCTCCTCCCTCTCAAATTCTCAACTTCAATGCCGTTCTTTTGAAGCACCCCAAATTAGCCCTCAAGCAACCTTTCCaatctcaattctgtccctctAAATCAGCTAATTCTCCTTCAATGCTAAAGCTTCTATCCTCTTCCTCTGCTCTACAATCCCGGGCTCAATGCCTTGCGCAACCGGCGACGGCCCTCCGGGTCGTGAGCGACTCGGCGGCAGGAGCGAGTCCCTTTTTCAAGGTGCTGAATTCTATTACTGGGTTTTCTCGGAGAAGTTCTAAGTTGGATCGGAGAGCGTTCTTCTGTTCGGATTCCAGTGATGGTGGCAGCGGCGAGccggtggtggaggtggaggtgaagGCGCCTGAAACTGAGGGCGAAGGTGCCGATGGAAGGAGCTCCTCTGCTATTGTTCCAACTAATCCGAGGCCGGAGGATTATTTGACG GTTTTGGCATTGCCATTGCCACATAGACCACTTTTTCCAGGTTTCTACATGCCCATCTATGTGAAG GATCCTAAATTGTTGGCAGCTTTACAAGAAAGCCGAAAAAGGCAAGCCCCATATGCTGGTGCTTTCCTTCTTAAAGATGAGCCAGGGACTGATCCTAGTGTGGTATCTGGTTCTGAAACCGATAAGAACATCTATGATCTTAAGGGAAAAGAGCTGTTTGACCGTCTTCACGAAGTTGGCACCCTTGCTCAG ATTACAAGCATCCAGGGAGATCAGGTTATTCTTATTGGACACAGGCGGCTGCGAATAACAGAAATG GCCAGCGAGGATCCCCTCACAGTCAAAGTTGACCATCTTAAG GATAAACCGTATAATAAGGATGATGATGTTATAAAGGCAACATCATTTGAGGTTATATCAACCCTTAGGGATGTTCTGAAGACAAGTTCCCTTTGGAGAGATCATGTTCAAACATATACTCAG CACATAGGTGATTTTAATTTTCCAAGGTTAGCAGATTTTGGAGCTGCAATATCTGGTGCAAACAAACTGCAGTGCCAGCAAGCTCTTGAAGAGCTGGAT GTGTATAAACGTCTAAAACTTACACTGGAATTGGTGAAGAAAGAAATGGAAATCAGCAAGATTCAG GAATCTATTGCAAAAGCAATTGAAGAGAAAATAAGTGGGGAGCAACGTCGTTATCTATTGAATGAGCAGCTTAAGGCCATAAAAAAG GAATTGGGATTGGAAACAGATGACAAAACAGCTTTATCTG CAAAATTTAGGGAAAGGCTTGAGCCAAACAGGGAAAAATGCCCGCCCCATGTTTTACAAGTTATAGAAGAGGAACTGACAAAGCTACAGCTGTTAGAGGCCAGCTCAAGTGAATTTAATGTTACTCGTAATTATCTTGATTGGTTGACTGCACTGCCTTGGGGGACTTACAG tgatgaaaattttgatgtCTTTCGGGCGCAAAAGATTCTTGATGAGGATCACTATGGATTGTCTGATGTGAAGGAAAGAATATTGGAGTTTATAGCGGTTGGAAAGCTCAGAGGAACATCGCAAG GAAAAATCATCTGTCTTTCTGGCCCACCTGGTGTTGGCAAAACAAGCATTGGTCGTTCAATTGCACGTGCCTTGAATCGTAAGTTCTATCGGTTTTCTGTAGGAGGGTTAGCTGATGTTGCAGAAATCAAG GGGCATCGTCGAACCTATATTGGTGCAATGCCTGGAAAGATGGTGCAGTGCCTGAAAAGTGTTGGCACTGCCAATCCTCTAGTCCTAATTGATGAGATTGACAAG TTGGGAAGGGGACATGCTGGTGATCCAGCAAGTGCTTTGTTGGAGTTGCTTGATCCAGAGCAAAATGCTAATTTCCTGGACCACTATCTTGACGTTCCGATTGACCTATCAAAG GTGTTGTTTGTGTGCACTGCAAATGTTATTGATATGATACCTAACCCCCTCTTGGACAGAATGGAGGTTATTGCTATTGCTGGGTACATAACTGATGAGAAGATGCACATTGCGAGAGATTATTTAGAGAAGACTACGCGTGAAGCATGTGGCATTAAGCCTGAGCAg GTTGAGGTGACTGATTCTGCTCTGCTTGGCCTGATAGAAAATTACTGCAGAGAAGCAGGGGTCCGGAATCTTCAAAAGCACATAGAAAAGGTCTACCGTAAG ATTGCTTTGCGACTTGTGCGACAAGGGGAATTAAATGAATCTGCAACTGCAGTTCAGGATACGAAATCCGTGGAAGAAAAGGCAGAAACCATACATGAGCCAAGCAGAGAAACGGTTGGCAGTGAGACTAATGTCGGATCCAAACCAGGAGAAGGTAGTAGTGACAAACTTGCTTCTGAAATCTCCGCCGAAGCTGAGACAGTGCAGACTACTCTTCAACCGGACCAACCTACAGATTCAAAG GATACAACAGAAGCTGAGAAAATTCAGGAAACTGAAGCAACTAAGGCAGTTGACAAGGTTTTGGTTGACCCGTCCAACCTATCTGATTTTGTTGGCAAACCTGTCTTCCATGCGGAGCGCATTTATGATCAGACTCCAGCTGGAGTAGTGATGGGTCTTGCTTGGACTGCTATGGGTGGTTCTACCTTGTATATAGAGACCACTCTAATTGAGCAAGGAGAGGGAAAAGGAGCCCTCCATCTCACTGGTCAACTTGGAGATGTTATGAAAGAGAGTGCCCAGATTGCGCACACGGTTTCCAGAGCAATATTGCTTGAGAAAGAACCGGATAACCCTTTCTTTGCCAACTCCAAAGTTCATCTTCATGTTCCTGCCGGAGCCACCCCAAAGGATGGGCCTAGTGCGGGTTGCACCATGATCACGTCCTTGCTGTCTCTTGCCACAAAGAAGCCTGTCAGAAAGGATCTAGCAATGACTGGGGAAGCAACACTAACAGGGAAAATTCTTCCCATTGGTGGa GTTAAGGAGAAAACTATAGCTGCAAGAAGGAGCGATGTGAAGACCATCATATTCCCTTCTGCAAATCGGAGAGATTTTGACGAGCTTTCACCTAATGTGAAAGAAGGCCTTGATGTCCACTTCGTAGACGACTACAGCCAGATATTTGATTTGGCCTTTAATTCTGAAGAGAAAACTGAAACATAG
- the LOC120008557 gene encoding pentatricopeptide repeat-containing protein At1g09820: MLIKTGVLTGNSPRVSVFSRNKQVLRLFCSSDACYTAPSIDTVLDLVSKQHWSKLKTLLQRTSSNTLLQKLLSSGADPELILRYLNWSHKKLNLWHTLDLTLTLLHSLANAKKYSKIRSFLDNLVRHDKSFSISSLFHSLSMCNGGICANSIIVDMLVYAFVKNLKFDLAFEAFKRAGDYGFKLSVLSCNPLLKGLVTESGIGKMEFMYHEMIRRRIEPNLISFNIVVNGLCKAGKLNKASDIMKDMEARAISPNVRTYNTLIDGYCKMGRIGKMYKADAILNRMVANGIHPDEITFNILIDGFCKDQNVSGAMKVFGEMQGQGLNPNVVTYNSLINGLCSDGKLNEAIGLRDSMLCSGLKPNVVTYNALINGFCKKKMVKEAIELFDDITRQGIVPNVITFNTLIDAFCKHNRMEDAFALRNQMLDRGVLPDVFTYNCLIAGRCREGNLDAAKKLLEEMESKDLRADLVTYNILMDALCKKGESRKAARLLDGISEKGLNPSHLSYNKLIEGYCSEGNLRAALNVKTRMEKERRRANIVTYNVLIKGFCKERKLEQANRLLNELLEKNLIPNRTTYDIVKEEMMEKGFVPDIEGHLYSIWSCS; encoded by the exons ATGCTCATTAAAACCGGTGTTTTAACGGGAAACAGTCCCCGTGTATCCGTTTTCTCCAGAAACAAGCAGGTCTTGAGGCTGTTTTGTTCATCGGATGCATGCTACACAGCTCCCTCAATTGACACCGTTTTGGACCTCGTATCAAAGCAGCACTGGTCGAAACTCAAAACCCTTCTTCAGCGCACAAGCTCCAACACTCTCCTTCAGAAGTTACTTTCATCGGGAGCTGACCCAGAGCTCATTCTTAG GTATTTGAATTGGTCTCATAAGAAGCTCAATCTATGGCATACTTTGGATCTTACTCTCACACTCTTACACTCGCTTGCAAATGCCAAAAAGTATTCAAAGATCAGGTCTTTCTTAGATAATTTAGTAAGGCATGACAAAAGCTTCtcaatttcttctctttttcattcACTTTCAATGTGCAATGGTGGGATTTGTGCAAATTCGATAATCGTTGATATGTTGGTATATGCAtttgtgaagaatttgaaatttgatttggCTTTTGAGGCTTTTAAAAGGGCTGGTGATTATGGTTTTAAGTTGTCAGTGTTATCATGTAATCCATTGTTAAAAGGATTGGTGACAGAAAGTGGAATTGGGAAAATGGAGTTCATGTATCATGAGATGATTAGGAGGAGAATTGAGCCTAATTTGATTTCCTTTAATATTGTGGTAAATGGGCTGTGTAAAGCTGGAAAATTGAATAAAGCTAGTGATATTATGAAAGACATGGAGGCACGGGCGATTTCACCAAATGTGAGAACTTATAATACTCTAATAGATGGATATTGCAAAATGGGAAGGATTGGGAAAATGTATAAAGCTGATGCTATCTTGAACAGGATGGTCGCCAATGGGATTCATCCAGATGAGATTACTTTCAATATTTTGATTGATGGATTTTGTAAGGATCAGAATGTATCAGGTGCTAtgaaggtgtttggtgaaatgcAGGGTCAGGGTTTAAATCCCAATGTTGTTACATATAATTCGCTGATTAATGGGTTATGTAGTGATGGGAAACTTAACGAGGCTATTGGTTTGAGAGATTCAATGTTGTGTTCGGGTTTGAAGCCAAATGTTGTCACTTATAATGCGCTTATAAACGGATTCTGTAAGAAGAAAATGGTGAAGGAAGCTATTGAGTTGTTTGACGATATTACCAGGCAAGGAATAGTTCCCAATGTTATTACATTCAATACATTAATTGATGCTTTTTGTAAGCATAACAGAATGGAGGATGCATTTGCATTGCGTAATCAGATGTTAGACAGAGGGGTTTTACCTGATGTTTTTACCTATAACTGCTTAATTGCAGGGAGATGTAGAGAGGGAAACTTAGATGCAgccaaaaaacttttggaagAAATGGAAAGTAAGGATTTGAGAGCTGATCTTGTAACCTATAATATACTGATGGATGCATTGTGCAAGAAAGGAGAGTCAAGAAAGGCAGCAAGGCTCTTGGATGGAATTTCGGAGAAGGGTCTGAATCCATCTCATTTGTCTTATAATAAATTGATAGAGGGGTATTGCAGCGAAGGAAACCTCAGGGCAGCATTGAATGTGAAGACGAGAATGGAGAAAGAACGTAGACGGGCCAACATTGTCACGTATAATGTACTGATAAAAGGCTTCTGTAAGGAGAGAAAACTGGAACAAGCAAATAGGCTTCTTAATGAGTTGTTGGAGAAGAATTTGATCCCTAACCGAACAACCTATGACATTGTTAAAGAGGAAATGATGGAGAAAGGCTTTGTTCCTGATATAGAGGGGCACCTTTATAGCATATGGAGCTGCTCTTAG